In the Prionailurus viverrinus isolate Anna chromosome A3, UM_Priviv_1.0, whole genome shotgun sequence genome, GGAAGGGGTGCTGGGCACAGGCCACAGACGTAGTATGTCAGAAGGTGATTAAAATGGTCTGGGAAAAGTAGGTAAAGGGGTCAGCCTGTCAGAGCGGGGGCAGGGAGGTCTTACTGAGAAGGTGACCTTGAAGCAAATCCCTGAGGGGGGGAGGCAGCTGGGGACAGAGTGTCggaagagggaacagcaagtgaaAAGGTAGGCAGCTGGCGCAGCTGCAGTGGGTGGCAGCAAGGGGCCCCCTCTGGAGGGAGTCTGGCTTCCACTTAGGGGGTTGAACTCCGTTCATGCAGCTGCCGctgccggggcggggcgggggcgctgACGGAGGGATACActtacccccctccccagcagcacCTTTGCCCCCACCAGGGTCAGGGGCCTTCTCCCTAGTCCCAGGGCCTTCTCAGCCTCCTCCCGTGAGGCTTCTTCCATGGGCTGCTTCTTACAAAaagccttccctccttccctccctcctggtgTTCCTCCCTCCTTGGGAGGAGTTCTGGAGATGGGGCTCTGCCGTCGGGGCTCAAGGGCCAGAAAGCTCACGACTGTCTTTTTGGGGCCCAGTCTCTTctggagccctgtgtctggttTTTTGCTCACTGGAGAATGAGTCGCCAGGACAGCGACCACCCTCTCTTTTCACTGCTGAGTCCCCAGTGCCCCTCATGGGCCTGACACCAGGAAGTGTTCAGGCAGGGAAGGGACAAGGGTGGGAAGAGCATCCTGCGGGCActggcctccccctcctcctccctggcgCACCTCAGATTTCGCACCCGGGCTCTGGTGGGGCCCTCCGGAGGCCCTGTGTGTAGGAAGCAGGTGCGTTATGAAGGAAGACAGCGGGGCGTAGAGaaccagctttttcttttttagcgcCTACTCTCTACGCCAGTATTGTCTACACCTCATGCATCCTGGTTTACTGACAGGAGACGCATTTGgaaaggaaaccgaggctcaagGAGGTAAAGTGGCATCTTCAAGGTGACACGGCCCCTCTGCATTCTGCCTAAAACCCACGGCCTCTCCAGTTGGCAAAAAACAGACCCAAGTGGGAGGCAGTCCGTGAGCGGGTGGCGCTGCGGGTGGTCGGCACGCGGGTTGAGGGTGGCCCCGGCAGGATGACGGGGGAGCACACGCTGGAGGTGGGCTGTGTGTGTGGCTGGCTTTCCCTGCCCCCGGGCGAGGTGCGGAGGTGGGAGGGCCTTGGCCTGTGGCGGGAGGAGGTGGGAACAGAGCTTGTGAACTGGGGCCCGCTGGCCTGCTCAAGGTTTTGGGGttcttttggttttggggggacTTTTGTGGTGaaatatgtataacataaaaaTCTTATGTTacgttttaaccatttttaagcgtacGATTCAGCGGCATTAAGGACACtgacagtgttgtgcaaccagcACCGTTATTTCCAAAATATAGTTTTCCTCACCCCAAACTATATCCATTAAGCAGCAGCTCCCTGTCCCGCCTCCTCCAGGCCCTGATAcgttttctgtctctatgcatgTGTCTAATCCACACACTGGGTGGAAGGGGACTCATTCAGTATTTGTCCcgttgtgtctggcttctttcaatcaGCATAATGCTCTCGgagttcatccgtgttgtagcgtGTGACAGTATTTCATTCCTCTTTagggctgaacaatattccattgcatggatagaccacatttggTTTGGCAAGGTCTTTCAAAATGGGAACAATGTAAGTCagtcattaacattttaaaatctggataTTTACATAATGGTGCAGATTTCCGGTTTCTTCTAAAAACTCAGGATGCCTGGTCTGGACTCCTGACACCTCCTGGTCCCACCTGCGCAGCCACTTCCCTTACTGGACGAGAGCAGCCTCGGAGTACTGGGAAGAGGGTGCTGTGTTGCAGTCGGAGCCAGTGCCTATGGCTGTCTGGCCGAGCAGCAAGGATGcacagccctggggccaccctgGGCTCCTGAGCTGTGGGAGGCTGGGAGTAGACATGCATCTCCTTTCCCCCTTCCACCATAGGTGTAGGGCAAGGGAGGTCCGTCCTCCCACAATGAAACCTAGTCAGAGAGGCAGGTGGTTGGGGTGCCACCCGTGGGCCTGTGCAGGGGTGTGGCACCACAGGAGGCCGTGGGCCTGACGCCCCTGCGTTGGGACAGTTGGCTCACTGTGTGCAGAGCATGGTGCCTTCCTAGCAACCCCTCCTTCCAGAAGAGGAAGCCAAAGCCTTCCAAGGTCAAGCAGCTGGCCTATTAGGAATGATGCCAGGGTGTGAAGTCTCACCTATAAGGTGGGCTAAGAATGGGCACCTGCCAGAGCAAACAGGGGTTCACGTGATCAGTCAGTATAGGGGCCCATCCCTGCCTTCCAGCTCCTCAGCTCCAGAAGAGGCTCCTGCATGTGTGGGGGCTTCTAGGCAGCCGTCAGAACTCACCCTGGGCCAGGCAAAGGAGGCACGAAGTATCCCCAGGAGGACGGGCATTGGGCTGTAACTCCTTCCCAGGGACAGTGGAAGAGGAGGCCTGCCCTGAGGAGGAAGCATTGAGCCAGGCCTCGAAGGTAGACTGAAATTTTCTGAGTTAGAAGCAACATGGCAGGCAGACAGCAGAGCCTGAGCCCAAGCAAAGGCCTGGAGATGTGAGGTCCCGCGGTGGCCAGGAGGGTGGGGTCTGGACTCCAGAAGTCAGGGGACTAAGAACACACCCAGCGGGAGTCTGGAGGATAGTCTTCAGGGGTCTTTGGAGAGCAGGAAGGTTATGGAACAAGAATAGGCTGGTGCTGgaaaggggtggggtggaggtgggtgtgatgaagggagggagggcagccaCTTTCCTGTGGTTTGGTAATGAGCATCTGTCCCTCCAGGAGGGCTGGCACCTTGGTTGTCATTGTTACTTTGTTTCTCAGCCTGGGACTGTGCGGGcatgcagtaggtgctcagtaaatactgccGGGCAATTTGTTCATTCCGCCAACATCTGCGCTGGTCGCTGGAGATCCTTCTGGAGGAAAACCAGGCCCATCTCTGATGGAGGAGGACGGGGGCAGCGGACGCGTGGTGAGGTCCTGGAGGTTGCAAGGACGCAGGCCCAGGGACTCTGGGGTGTCGTTCAGCAAGCAGGGAGCTGTGGGGTGGCTttgagcagagcctggagctgacCTGCAGGAGGATGAAGGGAGCCGTGAGCTGCccggaggaagaggagaaggaggggcagcCTGGCCCAGGGGACCTGCGGCAGccagggggggaggggtgccacTTCACCGCGGCCTTTCCCATCCCCCTCTGCCCCGGGCTCGGCTGCTTGATGGgcagcccggccccgcccccgggcagCCGGGAGGCCAGAGATTGGTTGGGGCGCTAGAGCCGCTCGGTCGCCATGGGGACGCTCTGGCGGTGCGCGTGCCCAATGCCCAGCCCCGGGGACTAAATCTTCATAATCTGCTGGctgggagagtgggggtggggtcttGCGCGACCCTGGCCTGGGGAAAGGGGTGGCCTGGGATGCGGTCTAGGCTCACTgtggttcccccctcccccaccagctctgGGTCCTGGTGCCGAGccccgggggcacctgggcgccACCGGGAACTGCTCGGTACTCACCTGGCCGTGACCCCGGGAGCTCAACCTGCTTTGGCCTCCGCCGTCTCAGTTGATCAAGCAGGAGGCTGGGCCTGGATTGGGGAGAGGGGCCTGgaattttatctgaaaatgtctagCCCCTCAGTTGGAAGTTTGTCCTCCCAGGTCCCCCAGGCAATATTGTGCTCTCCGCAGCAGGGGGCGCCCTCGGCAGAGCTTTGTTGGGTTGTCACCTCTGGAAAGCCGAGATAGCCTATTGAGATGCCAGGAATGCAGCCCCCTGAGCCTGCAGCCCTGGCTCAGGATGTCCAAGGCCACCTGACCTTGCACAGAAGGCAGCTCTGGGGGGAGCGGGGGGCACTGTCTGTGTGTAAGCTGCCAGGACTAGGCAGGGCCCACATGTGGGAAGAGTGggtaactggggggggggggggggggggggaaggtcaCAATGGAGGCATTATCCCTTTTTCCTTGGGCAGATGAAGGAAGCTGAGAGCCCACTGTGGGGAGAGGGTGTGCAGGGGCAGGGCAGTGGCGAGTTAGAGGAAGAGGGGGATGCCGGTCAGGCCCCAAGCCAGCTCTGGGTGTCCAAGCACCTCTGGCGTGCAGCAGGCTGGTCAGACCTGAGGCTGCAGCCACTCAGTCCCAGGCCCTTGAGGCTGGGCCTCCCTCGAGCCTGGATGTGGTGTCACGGGTGTGGAGTGCAGGAGATCACTACGGGCGCTCCACTCCTGATGGCCTGCTTCAGGCAGAGGGGCCCTGCTCCTCCATCAGGCAGGGGCACAGCTAGCCTCTTCGACAGCAGGGCTCACCTCTTGCCCAGAGACGCCTGTGAGGACAAGACAGGGCAAGTATTCCCTGTGGCTGCCGTGGCCACGATCCCCCAGGGCGCGttagggggcaggaggggctgaggTGGAGCCTCACACCCAGGCCTCTTGTTCCAGATGACTCCTCCTCTGAGAGTGGCAGCGGCAATGGCTCCTCCACCCTGAACCCATCCACGTCCAGCAGTACGCAGGGCGACCCCGCCTTCCCCGAGATGAATGGCAACGGCGCCGTGGCCCCCATGGACTTCACCGCCACCTCCGAAGATCAGCCCATCAACCTGTGTGACAAGCTCCCGCCGGGCGCAGCACTCGGCACACCATCCTACCCCTCGGACGGCTGTGGCACCGATGGACTGCGGAGCCGCGTCAAGTACGGGGTGAAGACCACCCCTGAGGTGTGTGGGGCTGTGGGCCCGCCTGAGATGTGAGCCCCTGCTTCCTGTACACATCAGGGCTGCACGAAGCTGAAATGACATTGTGTGTCCCCAGAGTTGTGACACCAAGTCAGGGAGGAGGCTGTGGCTGCTGTCATTTTCCTGGGAAGGCTCTGGAATAAGAAATCACACAGTGTGTGAACTCAAGCAaggccttccttcttcctctgagcCTGTGTCACCATCTGTAAAGAGGGGTGGGCCCCACCTTAATGAAGGTAGCGGGTGATGTGTGGCCTATTTCCCTCAAcccccagcacagagtctgctgcAAATTACAGCAGCAAGTGGCCGTTTTCGGCACCAAGTCCCCATCTTTCTCGGCTACTCTGCACgcctgtccccattttacagatggtgcGGAAAAAGTATGAGGCCTCTGAAGCCCCAGGGATGTGAATGTTTGAAACTCAGTAGGCCACGCTGATGGGAGACGGGGGATGGCCACCAGGGAAGGCTGGCCAGTACAGGTGCCCCCACCACCGGGAACTCCCTCCtgctttctgccccacccccctccgctTGCGCCTGCTGCCTCTGGGCCACGGGGGTCTCCTGCAGTGGTGCGGTGCGTCACTGGGCACTTGAACTCTCTCTGTGCAGGAGCGTTTTCTCCTGCCGGGGCCGGAGGGCCAGAGGTGACTCATCAGAGCCCTACGCCCCTCCACTCCAGCCGGGTACCCCTACAcagcttccctcccctccctgggcctttcTCTTCTGCAGAGGGCGTAGGGCAGGTGCCAGTGCTTGCCTCTGATGGCCTGTCTCACGGGAAGGTTCTGTACAGATGAGCAGGTGTTCGGTTGTCACTGTGTGCCTGAGCTCAGGCCACGGAGGTCAGACATAGCTGCCACCTGCACTGAGCAAAGAGCTGCGGAGGGGGAGTTTGCCGCCGTGAGCTCAGGCCACGTGTGTGGGCCAAGGAAGTGAGATGGGAGCACCCGTGCCACCAGCAGCTTGTGTCTCGTGGTTTCTGTCTCCCCTGGCCCTGGCAGAGGACTTGGCCGAGGAGCAGCTTGGCAATGGGACTGGCCCAGGGCCTGGAAGGTCTTTCGACTCTCCACTGCGAGTCTGTCATGACCCGGCCGGAGGACCTAGGTGTCTCTGCCCGTTAAAGTCTGTGTGtggatcaagagttgggcaccaGGCCGGGGGCCCTGGGAGGTGGGTCACATCTCCCGTGGGATGGTCACAGAGAGTCCTGGTGGCCGCAGCCGATGCAGGACCGGGCGCCGGTCAGTGTCCATCTTTATCCGTTTGTTCTTCAGCGAGAGCTGTGATCCCCGCAAAAAGAGGCTTATTCTCTGAGGTGTTCATGGGGTGGGAGTAGGCAGCTGGGTCCCTCCTCTGCTGAACGACACGGTGACTGCCTGGGGAGCTGGGCCTGGTTCCCACTCCCCCTTTCTACACACACCCCCTCTCCGTGATGGGGCTCACGGTGTCTCCCCAGGAGTGGCAGCAGACAGGGGAACCCCAGCCCAGGAGTTTCGGGAATGCGCTTTGCCTGATGGACCTGTCGCCTTGGCTGGTTCCCTCTCCCAGCCCGTCTGTTCCTCCTCCCTGACAGACGGCGCTTACTCGCTGCCTGTGTGACAGCTCGGTTGCCGGCTCGGGCTGCGGCTCCTTGGGGATCGGGGAGGAAACCCCCAAAACCAGAGCCAGTCTTGGCAGAAGCAGAAGAGGCTGGGAACCCTTCCCACGAGTGCCCGTCCCTCACACGATGCGGCGGGTCGTGCTGTGGGCACTGCCGCCGAGTAGAGCACTCACATGGGCCCAGACCTTTTGCTGCCCTGCCTGCTGCTGCCCCCGGGCATCTCCATTCGCGGAGGAAGGGAGTGGAGAGGGGAAGTGACACAGGACCTCGAAACTGTGGCTAGCGTGGCGGTTAGGTGCGCTCACCATCCCGGTGCCCGAGCTCTCCGTGGCTGTCGGAGACCACGAGCGGGCCTGGTCTGACCCTCCGGCCCCTGCCCTCTCTCAGTCGCCCCCTTACAGCTCCGGGAGCTACGATTCCATCAAGACCGAGGTCAGTGGCTGCCCTGAGGACCTGACGGTGGGCCGGGCCCCCACAGCGGATGACGACGATGACGACCACGATGACCACGAGGACAACGATAAGATGAACGACTCTGAGGGCATGGACCCTGAGCGCCTCAAGGCCTTCAATGTGAGCGCCGTGAGGgatgggcggggtgggggccggggccaCAGCCGCGGCGGCCCTTCCTACAGCCGGTGTCTCCCACAGATGTTTGTGCGTCTCTTTGTGGACGAGAACCTGGACCGCATGGTGCCCATCTCCAAGCAGCCCAAGGAGAAGATCCAGGCCATCATCGAGTCCTGCAGCCGGCAGTTTCCCGAGTTCCAGGAGCGGGCCCGCAAGCGCATCCGCACATACCTCAAGTCCTGCCGGCGCATGAAGAAGAACGGCATGGAGATGGTGAGCCCCTCGTCCCCGGTCCACCTGCTCCCTCTGCGCCACCCCCCCccggggactcctgggtggcccCCCTGGCCAGACACTTCCCCTTGACCCTCCCAATGCCCCTGGGAGCAGGAACCACGATCCCTGATTCTCAGAGgagggaagctgaggcccagaaagattaCGCGGTTCCATAGATCACGGTCCTGGAGCGCACACGCCAGCCCTGTCCCAGCCACCTCCAGGGCAGGGTCTCGGTAAGCCCCAGCACCGGCCCCATCCCCGTTCTGCCTGCAGACGAGACCCACACCTCCCCACCTGACCTCAGCCATGGCAGAAAACATCCTGGCGGCAGCCTGCGAGAGCGAGACGAGAAAAGCAGCCAAAAGGATGCGCCTGGAGATCTACCAGTCCTCCCAGGTACCTGCTTACCCACAGCTGCCCGGGCGTTGTTCCTGGCGTGGCAGGGGTGAGAGGGTGACCGTCAGTCGTGCTGGAGACagctggggacagggagagaggaaaaggctGTCCTGGGACCCAGACGGAGCTGCAGTGGGGCAGATGGGGAAAGTCAGAGGGCCCGGTCACACAGGCCTCACAGACCTCGGGAGCCCGGCCTCTGAGAGGGTTTTTGAGCCAGGCAGGAACGGATCGAATCTGCCCCCCAGAGAGATGAGCAGAGGCCCGTAGCTCAAAGCACCCTTCGGTTCCCACTCTGCAGGATGAGCCCATTGCCCTGGACAAGCAGCACTCCCGGGACTCTGCAGCCATCACCCACTCCACCTACTCACTGCCAGCCTCCTCCTACTCCCAGGACCCCGTGTATGTCAACGGCGGCCTCAACTACAGTTACCGCGGTTATGGGGCCTTGGGCAGCAACCTGCAGCCCCCCGCCTCCCTCCAAACAGGAAATCACAGTAACGGTGAGTGGGGGGACCCGGGCTCTCTGGCTCCCTGACCAGAACCCAGGTCTGTGTGTATCGCAGcctggagaagggggcagggcaggtggggaggcagaggccgCGTGGCACAGACACCCGCCCCATTTCACAGTCTTGGCCAGTCCTCAGGTTGGACGGTGAGGAAACCTCAGCTGGTTAAAACAGAGCATACCAGTCCTTTCTCGCCTCCGAGGAGGCTGCCCCAGCACTTGACTGGATGCGCTGCTGGGCCTCTCCCAGCTCCAGCTCCTCGCAGGCCATTGCAAGCACTGAGTTGCAGCCAAGGTCCTGCTCTGAGTTGAATCCTCTCCACACACCTGTTTTACCCCCAGTGACCAGAGCTTGGCGAGGTGGCCACTGGGCCAGGTCACTCGGAGTTGGTAGCAGAGCCAGCATCAGGCCCGGGCACGGCTCAGTTCAGCAGCTGTGGCCTGCGGGGGGCCTGTCTAGTGGCTCTGGGCAGGTCCTCGCCTTCCCCAGGCCTCAGCCCTTGCCCCATTTAAGAGCCCCATCTAGGTCACCTGGGGTGACAGTTAACTGTTCCCCCAACTCCAACCCCTTAAGCTGGTGATTCCCTTGGTGCCCCTGCAGTACTTCCCAGGGGCCTCTGATGCAGACAGGACATAGCCCAGTATCGGAGAAATGGTCCCTGAGAAGACACAGACCTCCCTGTGGAGTTAAGCATCACCCTGAGTGGGAACTAGCGTGGGGACCTGAGGCCCATTCACGCTGGGCCCCACTTGAAGCCGGGGTGGGAgcagcaggggaagagcagactTGGCTGGTGGAGAGCAGCCTGGTGGCCTCGGCCTCGGGGAACGAGAGGGGAGTAGGTTGGGGGGGCGGTGACCTCAGGGCTGGGTGCTTGGAATTGGTTGTGTATGCGGTGGAAGCCACTGATAGGTCTTAAGCAAAGCAGGGCTGTGAACTCTGCTCTGTCTTCGTGGTGAGATCTGAATCAGAAGGGCAGGAGGCAGCGGCTGTGTGCAGTGAGGGTCCTTCAAAGccagaggggggaggaggagaactGAGGGTGACCCCAAGTTGCTTGAGGAGTAGGTTGGAGGAAAGTACTGCCCATAGGCCAGGGAACTTTGGTTCTAGGTCTTGGCTGAACATGCCTGAGAGTTGCTCTCAAGCCCTTGTCCTTGGCTTCAGGAGACCCCTCAACGTTCCCCGggcagcaagggaggggctgGCCCATACCCACGGCAGGAAGCCCAAGCCCCCTCCGCTCACCTTGCCCCCCACCACCAGGAAGTGTGTGCAGGTCCCCGGAAGATTCCTGCCTGGGCTTAACTTCTCATCCCTTCCTAATGCCTCTTAACCTAAAATAAGACGCTGCCTGGCCTTAATCCCTGAAGCTGAAGCCGGAGTGGCCAGCCCCAGTGAGAGGTGGGACCACTGTCCCAGAAGGGTGGCTTTTCTTCCAGGAAGAAGAGCCATCTGACCTCTGAGCAGGGACCCTATTAGAGTATCTGAAGACAGGCCCCAGGGCAGAGAAGTTAGGACCCCCTAGATATACATGAGGAGCGTGAGGCCCAGTCCTTCCCAGGCAGCAGGCAATGGTGACAAGCCCCAACCTGGTCCATGCAGCGTGACCCGTCTCCGGGCTGCAGCTGCCAGGGAGGGCGCTGGGCCTGCTCCCCTCTGTGCCCTATTCACACCTGCCAGGGAGGCAACTGGCTCTGCCCTTTGTGCTTCCCGGGGCCTCCGTTCCCTTCCGTATGCACCCTCCTTCCTTAGAGGTGGGTGGCGAGGTCACTGTAGCAGAGCTCTGCTCGTTTACCTCCCGGCCTGGGGCAGCACATGCCCTGCAAGCACTGGGTTGGAGTCCAGCAGCTGTCCACAAGCAGCCGCCCCAGCCCTCCCGCCCTCCCCGGCAGCAGCCAGCCCTGCAAGGGACCCTTCAGTCAGACCAGTGCCTTGGCAGGGCGATGTGTTAGCCGCTCGGAACTCCACACGTTGCTCATCAGGTTGTCATTGGGAGATGCAAATGAGCTTAGATAACATCCGCTTGGCCCCCTCTCCTGGGGTGCTGGGCATCTCATGCCcactcctgcccctccagcaaccacaCCTGAGTGTCAGCACTAGCGCCTGCGGGAGGATGGCTCCAGAGCAGACTGGCTGCAGGAAATAGGGACATTCTCCTCTCTGGGCTCTAGCTACTGTCCAAGAGAGACAAGAGGACAAGGCTcagcaaggggagagagaggaacccCAGGGCCCGGTCACACCAACTGTGGCAGGCGGCTCTCGCTTTCATTGTCTGAGAGAGACTGGGAGCCGCTCCAGGGGAAACCAACCCTCCCCTAGCCCGGAGGCAGCCCTGCAGCTTCCAGGAGTCTGTGGAGGCACCCCTGCCCCCTACCTGTCCCCTGCAGCCCTCTGGCCAACAACAGGGGAGGCCACCACCTGCTTGGCTGCTGTTTCCAGCAAGTCACAGCCCTGCTTCTTCCTCCTGCATTTCATTTGAACAGACTTAGCTGCTCCCTTGACTCTCAATTCCAAGGACGGTCCTTAGCAAGCCAGTTCCAAGGACCTGCTTCTTGATGTCCACGTGCTCCGGTCAAAGAGGAAGCAGCCCGTGGgacaggtgcccccccacccccccgcctcggGTTGCACCAGCTTCCTTTAGCAGCAGGTCCCACTTCCAGTGTCAACCAGCAGGTCACTTCCAGGCACGACGTCTCCATAGACTGGAGCttgtcccatctctctctgcagcAGCATAAAAAGTGCCACTGCAGATGCAGTAATGAGTGAAGCTGGCCGTCAGAACCCACGGGGTAGTGGGGAAATGGCTGATAGCCAAGGACAGCCTCACACGCCTACCTGCCAGGGTGAGACCACCCGGGATGGAGGGTGGGTAGGCAGGAGCAGGGAGACGGCCCCCCGAGGAGGCTCCAGGtatgctcctcctcctcctcctcgctcaACACCTCTCAAGAATGCTTTTCAACTCCCAGGAGCCTCCACATCTCCTGGGAGCCCGTTCAGaaagctgccccccccccccccaacctgtcTGGAAGCCCTTTCCCAGTGGGCCTGGCAGCTCACGGCCACGCGGAGTGTTTCCCAGGCAGGGCTCAGCCTCCCAGCAGCCTCCTCCTGTTCCGAGGCTCAGGGACGTTGAGCTGCCTCCAGAGTGGCAGAGCAGGCCTTGCATTCAGGCACCCGCGGAGTGGcctgggaaaggcagagaggagacagggcCTGGTGGCCCCTGCCTCACATCCTCCCGTCTGTTTCAGAAAACCTCCCGTCTGTTTCGGCAAACCTTTTTTGCCGCCACTGTTTGGAGGGTGAAGGGGCCTTCTCCAGATAGCACCCCTAGGTCCTGTCCCGACCACTCCGACCCTCGCACACCTGCCCCACAGCGTGGACTTTCCCCCTGCTCAGGCACAGAACACCTCCTCAGAGGAAGGGGGATTCTGCGGCTCCTCGGAAACAGGCTTAGCACCCACAGCACCTTCCTCCACATGACACTCCGTGCCAGGCACCCTGCCCCCGCAAGGCACCGTCACCATCTGCCCGGGCTGGCCTCAACCTCTCCCACAGCCAAGCAGGGCACCCGGCCTTCTCCACCTGGACAGAAGTCCCACCCCGGTCTGGGCACCCGCGCGGCTCCACTCTGGACTCCAGGGCTTTCCACACACCCGTGCCTCTCAGGGTGTCGGGTGCCTGCTGCAAGGTGCTTACTACCCTCTCCCGGACAGCCTCCCGGTGCGGGGAGGAACAGCACACCTCTCCGGCGCATGCAGACGCTGATAGCCCACCGCCGTTCTCCCAGGGGCAGCTCTGCTTCACCACAGTGCAGAGAGGCAGGGCAGTTCTTTGCCTTGAGGCCTCCCCCTCACCCGGCTGCCAGAGCTGGGATATGTGCACAGTAGGGGAGCGCTGTCCGCCTGAGGGTCCCCAGAGAGACGTGCAGGTGGGAGCTGGGGCCGGGGAGCGAGGGTCAGAGCCCCACGCTGGCTGATGTAAAGCCCGTGCCCCCACCACGTCCCACCCTGCCCTAAAGGCAGAGCCGAGGGCCCACGTTCACCATGTGATCTCTGGCAAACCTCGACCTCCAGgtctctgcttccccccccccccccccccaccacgccACCGACGAGGTCCCCTTCCTTGAGGATCGCCCTGAGGGTTAACAGAGAAGCCCACGTTTCGTCTGCTGGCACCAGGCCCCATTCCGGTCACTGGCATACACCCGTCAAGAGGCCCAAGTGCCTGAGTCACAGCAAGCCCCCAAGACAACACAGAGTGATGGCCTCCGGTGCCATGGGAGGTGTCCCCTCCACTCCTCACCCACACTCTCCCCTCTGCAGGGCCCACCGACCTCAGCATGAAAGGCGGGGCCGCCAACGCCTCCAGCACGCCCACACCCACGCCCTCCAGCAACAGCACCAGCAGGACCATGCCCACCGCCCAGCTCAGCCCCACGGAGATCAGCGCTGTGCGGCAGCTCATCGCCGGCTACCGAGAGTCCGCGGCCTTCCTGCTGCGCTCCGCGGACGAACTGGAAAACCTCATTTTACAGCAGAA is a window encoding:
- the NOL4L gene encoding nucleolar protein 4-like isoform X5; translated protein: MSRYPLLATRPCAQRALFPGLRAGSGGPCLQRLLQPWLTRDETSVSSEDFDMNDSTWMSADPHLASSLSPSQDERMRSPQNLHSQEDDDSSSESGSGNGSSTLNPSTSSSTQGDPAFPEMNGNGAVAPMDFTATSEDQPINLCDKLPPGAALGTPSYPSDGCGTDGLRSRVKYGVKTTPESPPYSSGSYDSIKTEVSGCPEDLTVGRAPTADDDDDDHDDHEDNDKMNDSEGMDPERLKAFNMFVRLFVDENLDRMVPISKQPKEKIQAIIESCSRQFPEFQERARKRIRTYLKSCRRMKKNGMEMTRPTPPHLTSAMAENILAAACESETRKAAKRMRLEIYQSSQDEPIALDKQHSRDSAAITHSTYSLPASSYSQDPVYVNGGLNYSYRGYGALGSNLQPPASLQTGNHSNGPTDLSMKGGAANASSTPTPTPSSNSTSRTMPTAQLSPTEISAVRQLIAGYRESAAFLLRSADELENLILQQN